In the genome of Bacillus sp. SM2101, the window ACTAAACCGTCTACCCCTTGAGAAATTAACCAATTACATAACTCATATAAGCGCTTATAATCAACTTCATAAGTTTCAGTAAATGGAGTAACAACTGCAACGTACACACCTTCAAAATTTGCCATATAACATTCCCCTTTCTAAGAAAACATAGCGGTATTTTTTTAAATTATACTTAGAGAAAGATTTGCAAATTTCATGCCAATTATTAAACATTTATATAATGTCTTTGTATTAGCAGAGGATTTTTTAAGCGTGTATAAAAAAGTATACACCGTTGATTTTTTTATACACTTCTACTTCATAAAAGTTAACACTCTAACGATAAGCCACTTTGTCATGCCATTATTACCAAATAAAAACTAGACTACCTTTTACTTTGATCTCATTCTTAGTAGCAAATTGCATATGATCTAGTTGATTTCTTAGTGTTAAAACTAGCAAAAGTCAAAGACTCTATGACTAAACTTTTTTATTGATATTTAACAATCACAATACCTATCCACTCATTCTTCATGCATTTAAGAATATCTGTCTCTCATTCTCCTATGCTACTTAAAAAAATTTGCATATTATCAAATAAACTAACATTCAGGCAACACTACAATAGAAGTCAAATTCAACAGATCAAAACTTAACTAGTTAATATCACCCAAATATACTGGTGCATTTTCTTTTCGAATATATTTACCAATATATGTTGTTAACTCTCTCGGATATATCCTGTATTGTTCTAAATTTTTTATATCCACCCATTCTATCCCTACTTGGTAACTATCAGGATTTGTAGGGACTTTATTTGAACTCACTTTATTTACTAGACTACAAATAAAATAATATTCGATTTGATGAACATTAAAATCATAAGCAGCATGCTCATGGTTTTTGCCAATATATTCTCGAATATGAAGTAGTTCTTCAATTCGTACTTCTTGACCCACTTCTTCAATGCATTCTCTAATTAAAGCGTTGCTAATCGTTTCACCATGCTCTTGACCACCTCCAGGAAATAGATAATATAACCCATCATCACCTTCATTTATAGTTAATAAGATCTTCTCCCCGTTAAAAATAATTGCTTTTGCAGAATTTCTAATATACATTTTCTAACAACCCCTCCATCAAGTATTGTTGTATTCATATGCATAAAAAAACCATAGAGATTCGCTCTACGGCAAAGAATGTATATGTCGTTTTTTACAATTTATTCTCCAATAAAGGTTTGCTACCATTTGTTACGAAATTTATAGTTGTTTGAATGATGTTTATCATTGTAAGACTTCTTTTATTTAGCTTATTGATCATAATATTATTATTTCATTTCTATGTAAATACCATTTTTGGAATTATAATCATAAAAAAGTAAAAAAGACCACAATTGTGGTCTTTGCTGATAAGCTACATATTTTTTCAATAGAGACAGCCATTATCCTTCATATAATCCGTTATTTTTTGAGGCATTCTCTCGTTTTGTTTTTTCTTTTTGTGCACGATTTGCATTAGCACTTCCAAATTCATGGCTAAATTCAGTATCAATCGTACTACTGTCAAATCCTTGTTTGTTTTTTTGTTCTGCATCATTTTTGTTCGTTCTTTTTGCCACTCCTAATACCTCCTTTATAATAGTTGATTTACCCACCTATTATTATCAAGTCATGGTATGGTTATTCGTTTAGGAATGAAATTATTTATACAGCTAAACTGTAGGCTTATGAAAATCAATTAACAACAAATTATAAAGCTTTAATATAACTTATACAATGCTTGTGTTCCACTTTCTCCTTCACCTTTTTTTGCTAATTCGTCATACATTGATTTAGCTAGGCTTAACCCTGGTGTTTGCATTCCCATTGCTTCCGCCTCATTTAGCGCAATTCCCATATCTTTAATAAAATGTTTCACATAAAACCCTGGCTCAAAATTATCATCTATGATTCTTGGTGCTAAATTACTTAATGACCAGCTTCCTGCAGCTCCCAACGCTATACTCTCTAACACTTTTGAAGGATTTAAGCCAGCTTTTTCTGCGTAAACAACAGCTTCACAAACACCGATCATATTTGTAGCAATCGCAATTTGGTTACACATCTTAGTATGCTGTCCTGCCCCTGCTTCCCCTTGCAAAATAATGTTCTTGCCCATTATTTCTAAAATAGGTTTACAAGTAGTAAACACTTGCTCATCACCACCTACCATAATCGTTAGCTGTGCCTTTTGTGCCCCAATATCACCACCAGACACTGGTGCATCTAAAGAGAATATATTTTTTTTCTTCCCTTCTTCATAAATTTTTTTAGCAAGAGTAGGAGTCGATGTCGTCATATCAATGACATATGTACCTGGTTTTACATGACTTAATATACCGTTCTCTCCAAGATAAACTTCCTCTACATCATGTGGATATCCTACCATTGTAAAGATCACATTTGCTTTTTGTGCAAGCTCTTCAACGCTATCTCTCCACATAGCCCCTTTTTCCAATAGGTCTTGCGCTTTTGCCTTCGTACGCGTATAAAGCGCTACCTTGTAACCCGCATCAACTAAATGACCTGCCATACTGTTACCCATTACACCCGTTCCGATAAAACCAATCTCTGTATTTTCTTTACTTAACATGCATAACATCCCCTTCACTATTTCCACATATTATTATGTTTATGTTCATTATCTTATCATTTAATTCAATCAGTTGACTGTCACTAAGTTAAAATTATAACGATCTTTTCGTAAACTTTGTTGCCATTGTTACCAAATTTGAACCGAAACATATCGTTTTATTTGTTGGTCATCGTTTTAGAAAAGTGAAGATGCCACAAACACTAGTTGTGTATATGTTTAAATCTAAGTACGAACAACAACAATTAAGGAGAAAAAAGCCAATCATAAATAGAAATTTCTTATAGTTTCTTTTCGAAAACGCCTATATCTTCCGAATGGGAGTCTCTCCCATCTGATAAGTAAAAGCCTGTACAGGTGGAGCGCTAAAGCTCTTGAACAAATCATCGTTTCAAAAAAACCCCACACTTTGTATGTGGGGTTCAATCATACTTAGACATTATGAGTCACTTGTTCTTCCTTCATCCACAAAGCTAACGCTTCTATATCTGTAGCAAACACTCTATCTTTCTTAATTGATGGAACAACGTTTCTCCCATTTTCGAATAGTTTGCGAGTTAGCGGAGCCATTTGTTCTTCTCCACGGTATTCTACCGCCTGCATACCACATATTAACTCAATAGCCAATACTCGACGTACATTGTTAATAATTTGATAAGCGTGTCTTGAGCCGATCGTTCCCATACTTACATGGTCTTCTTGATTTGCAGATGATGGTATCGAATCAACACTTGCCGGGTGTGCGAGTGTTTTATTTTCCGATACTAGGGACGCAGCACTGTATTGCATGATCATAGCTCCTGACTGAAGTCCTGGCTCTGGACTGAGAAAAGGAGGTAAGTCATTTAATTGAGGGTTTACTAACCTTTCAATACGGCGTTCAGAAATATTCGCAAGTTCTGCCATGGCAATGCCAAGGAAATCCATTGCAAAAGCAATCGGTTGGCCATGAAAGTTCCCGCCAGAAATAACTTTGTTACCATCATCAAAAATTAGTGGATTATCTGTTGCTGAATTAATTTCTATTTCAAGCTTTTCTTTTACATAAGATAATGTTTGCCATGTCGCTCCATGCACTTGAGGTATACAGCGTATTGAGTAAGCATCTTGTACTCGTATTTCACCTTGATGGGTCGTAAGCTTACTTTGATCTAAAATCTTTCTTATCCTTTCAGCTACATGAATTTGCTCTTGATACCCTCTAGCTTCGTGAATGTCGTTATCAAATGCATCGATTATTCCTCGCAAACCTTCAACTGTTAAGGATGCAATCCAGTCAGCTTGAATTGCTAATTTCTCTGCCTCAATGTATGCTACAACACCCATAGCTGTCATAGCTTGCGTTCCGTTAATTAATGCCAAACCTTCTTTTGCTTGTAGTACAATCGGTGAAATGCCGACTTCGGCTAACACTTCTTTTGCAGGATGTATTTTGCCTTGATAATACACATTCCCTTCACCAAGTAGTGGTAATACTAAATGTGATAGTGGAGCCAGATCTCCACTTGCACCTAGTGATCCTTGCTGAGGAATGACAGGATGAATTTGGTTGTTAACTAACTTTAATAATGTTTCAATTACTATTGGTCGAACACCAGATACTCCTTTCAATAGGGCATTCGCTCTCAACACAAGCATTGCTCGTGACACAACCTCTGGAAATGGCTCACCTACTCCACAAGCATGAGAAAGGATTAAATTCAATTGTAGCTCCTCTACATCTTTAGCATCTATTAAAACATCACTAAATTTACCAAAACCAGTTGTGATTCCATAGATTACTTTCTTTTCGGATACAATTCTTTCTACAGCTTCTCTGCTCTTTTTAACTTTTTCCATACTAGTTGAACAAGCTGTAACTTTTATATTGTCATTTAATATTTGTCTCATATCAGTAATTGACAGTGTCTGTCCAGTTAATGTAATCAGTCCGTCCACCATCTTTCTTTGTTTTTCTTCGACCTCATTTACGAACACACTCATTCTAATCCACTCCAAATCTCTTTAGTTAATTAAAGCGCAAATCACAAAAGGGGCTATATCTAGTTAACAAAATGTTATACCTAGATACAGCCCCCTAATGTCTATAAAACTATGGGCATATATGATTTTTTTATTCAACAATAAAGCATGAACCTTTGGTTATAGTGTGATTATATGTGATTAATTCCTAAACCAATTGCTTCATGTTCGTTCCCTTTTACTGGGGCACCAATGGTACCGTACAAAGCAACGGCAAGCCATTCTCCTTCAGCATCATTTTGATACGGTTTACCCCTAACGATTGAAAACCTAAGACCAACAGTACGTAGAACAGAGCCTAATTGAACTTGCCCCCTCGTAACTCCATGAAGCGCCTCAATAATTGCATGGTACAACGCATGTGATTCTCGGTATAATCCACCATCAATCATGCCATTTTTCCTTGCTGCAGTTTCAATTGCAGCTACGACTTTATTGGATTCCATTGAGCCTACTTTACCTACACATGTACTCCAAGTGGAGGGATACTGCTGTTGTGAAACGTCACTTTCATCTACACTTAGAACAAGCTGAATGGCAATCTTTCCAATACGATTTTCCAATTTAATCGACATACATATTCTCTCTTTCATTAATACATAACTAAAGTATCTACTATCTAATAACTATTTTATGTGTAAAACGAATTTGTTGTCAATTATTATTTAATAGTTTAGCCGTTCATTTCTTTTCTGAGTAGAGAATACATATCATCTTCTATGTTAGAAATTCCTTGGGTCATAATACGTATACTATCTTTTACACCAGCATTATAAAAATGTGGACCAAGTTCTTTCATGGCGAAATCTAACAAATTCCTCGCTGCTAATTCACCAATTTCCTCACTATGCTCATCATAGAAGTATCTTTGGATATTAGTTATTATGTCATCCTGAGACTCTTTTGATAATTTCATGTACACTCAATATACACTCCTAATAAGTATTCAAAAGATGGTTAACCCATTGTTAAGTGATTATAATGAAAGCATTTGTAAACGTCCAAGTTGGGTTATCGCATAGTTTGCTCGTTTTTGTTGTCATTATCAGTTTTCTTATAATATAAAATTCCTATAATTAATAAAAAGATTGGTAGTGTGATTAATGCTGTCATTTGAATTGAATGTGTTAGCAAATATATCGCTGTGAAAAGTAAAAGCAAAAATAATTTCAGTACATCCTGTAGGTTATTTTTAAATTTCACCTTTTTTCTGACAGACAAATAACCACTCTCCTTTTTTC includes:
- a CDS encoding NUDIX domain-containing protein; this translates as MYIRNSAKAIIFNGEKILLTINEGDDGLYYLFPGGGQEHGETISNALIRECIEEVGQEVRIEELLHIREYIGKNHEHAAYDFNVHQIEYYFICSLVNKVSSNKVPTNPDSYQVGIEWVDIKNLEQYRIYPRELTTYIGKYIRKENAPVYLGDIN
- a CDS encoding NAD(P)-dependent oxidoreductase, with amino-acid sequence MLSKENTEIGFIGTGVMGNSMAGHLVDAGYKVALYTRTKAKAQDLLEKGAMWRDSVEELAQKANVIFTMVGYPHDVEEVYLGENGILSHVKPGTYVIDMTTSTPTLAKKIYEEGKKKNIFSLDAPVSGGDIGAQKAQLTIMVGGDEQVFTTCKPILEIMGKNIILQGEAGAGQHTKMCNQIAIATNMIGVCEAVVYAEKAGLNPSKVLESIALGAAGSWSLSNLAPRIIDDNFEPGFYVKHFIKDMGIALNEAEAMGMQTPGLSLAKSMYDELAKKGEGESGTQALYKLY
- the hutH gene encoding histidine ammonia-lyase → MITLTGQTLSITDMRQILNDNIKVTACSTSMEKVKKSREAVERIVSEKKVIYGITTGFGKFSDVLIDAKDVEELQLNLILSHACGVGEPFPEVVSRAMLVLRANALLKGVSGVRPIVIETLLKLVNNQIHPVIPQQGSLGASGDLAPLSHLVLPLLGEGNVYYQGKIHPAKEVLAEVGISPIVLQAKEGLALINGTQAMTAMGVVAYIEAEKLAIQADWIASLTVEGLRGIIDAFDNDIHEARGYQEQIHVAERIRKILDQSKLTTHQGEIRVQDAYSIRCIPQVHGATWQTLSYVKEKLEIEINSATDNPLIFDDGNKVISGGNFHGQPIAFAMDFLGIAMAELANISERRIERLVNPQLNDLPPFLSPEPGLQSGAMIMQYSAASLVSENKTLAHPASVDSIPSSANQEDHVSMGTIGSRHAYQIINNVRRVLAIELICGMQAVEYRGEEQMAPLTRKLFENGRNVVPSIKKDRVFATDIEALALWMKEEQVTHNV
- the hutP gene encoding hut operon transcriptional regulator HutP; translated protein: MSIKLENRIGKIAIQLVLSVDESDVSQQQYPSTWSTCVGKVGSMESNKVVAAIETAARKNGMIDGGLYRESHALYHAIIEALHGVTRGQVQLGSVLRTVGLRFSIVRGKPYQNDAEGEWLAVALYGTIGAPVKGNEHEAIGLGINHI
- a CDS encoding DUF2164 domain-containing protein, translated to MKLSKESQDDIITNIQRYFYDEHSEEIGELAARNLLDFAMKELGPHFYNAGVKDSIRIMTQGISNIEDDMYSLLRKEMNG